The window NNNNNNNNNNNNNNNNNNNNNNNNNNNNNNNNNNNNNNNNNNNNNNNNNNNNNNNNNNNNNNNNNNNNNNNNNNNNNNNNNNNNNNNNNNNNNNNNNNNNNNNNNNNNNNNNNNNNNNNNNNNNNNNNNNNNNNNNNNNNNNNNNNNNNNNNNNNNNNNNNNNNNNNNNNNNNNNNNNNNNNNNNNNNNNNNNNNNNNNNNNNNNNNNNNNNNNNNNNNNNNNNNNNNNNNNNNNNNNNNNNNNNNNNNNNNNNNNNNNNNNNNNNNNNNNNNNNNNNNNNNNNNNNNNNNNNNNNNNNNNNNNNNNNNNNNNNNNNNNNNNNNNNNNNNNNNNNNNNNNNNNNNNNNNNNNNNNNNNNNNNNNNNNNNNNNNNNNNNNNNNNNNNNNNNNNNNNNNNNNNNNNNNNNNNNNNNNNNNNNNNNNNNNNNNNNNNNNNNNNNNNNNNNNNNNNNNNNNNNNNNNNNNNNNNNNNNNNNNNNNNNNNNNNNNNNNNNNNNNNNNNNNNNNNNNNNNNNNNNNNNNNNNNNNNNNNNNNNNNNNNNNNNNNNNNNNNNNNNNNNNNNNNNNNNNNNNNNNNNNNNNNNNNNNNNNNNNNNNNNNNNNNNNNNNNNNNNNNNNNNNNNNNNNNNNNNNNNNNNNNNNNNNNNNNNNNNNNNNNNNNNNNNNNNNNNNNNNNNNNNNNNNNNNNNNNNNNNNNNNNNNNNNNNNNNNNNNNNNNNNNNNNNNNNNNNNNNNNNNNNNNNNNNNNNNNNNNNNNNNNNNNNNNNNNNNNNNNNNNNNNNNNNNNNNNNNNNNNNNNNNNNNNNNatatataagtaaaaaactCAGTAGAAGAACTTCCGACTAAGTCACTAGGACTCCGGTGGTGAAAATTTGGCCGGCGGTGTAAGGAGAGGTTGAGAAGTTCGATCTACATCTCTCTTTCCTTTCATCATTTGCTATatgactcgatcgacactctgtGCTGCAAAAGGCTTTTTCCCCTCtgcataacccaaaaaaaaaggattagtcAATCAATAATATGATCGTAATATGAAAAATACTTTATATATGCTCCCAAATTATACCTGTAAATAAATATGTCTTGACCATGAAGTTTCTTCCTGCACAAGTAACATGAATTGAGGAAACCCAAACCCTGAAACTCCGGCGAGTTCTCTGGAGATTCCATACCGACATCGACCAAGAAAATTCGTTCACGACGATCTTCCTTGATCTTACTCGAGAAGCACTCAAACCCATCTTTGTCATAAACCCTTGTACTACAAGATCCACTTGGCCCATGGTGGCATGTCACCAACGTGTAATCCTCCTCGTCCATTATGAACATTTCCTCGTCTTCTCCGTCGTCCGTGCTTGCTCCATGGTTCATGAAATGAACCGGATCAGACCGGCCCGATTGGTTCGGTTCCGATCTACAAACGCTCGTGATTAGACGAGTGTTTGAGTTCTCGAGGGCGGCTACTATCCCTAGACCAACGGAGCCACCAAGACTGTCATCGTAGAATCTCTTTGAGCTGTTTCTTTGAGATATCTGAGGGAGAATCTTGAAATCGAGTGGGCTTCTAGGGCNCATTTTTTCTATTTGAGGATATAGTCTAACGGTAATTTCTAATTTATATCACATGCAGCTAGCTACGATGTCTTCTATGATCTCAAAATTTCATATTCCCAATATATCTTAaacatcaaaagtcaaaactgtaTAGTTTAAACACAAgcaaaagaaaactataaaagacTTAACATATTAATGGACCCAAAAGCTTGAGTATTGGGTAGGAGACTCGATTCGGATACgaacaaagatatattaaaattgatGCATGCAAGTCAATTTTAGTGAAAGGACCACAAAGAAATTaggttttgtcttct is drawn from Camelina sativa cultivar DH55 chromosome 8, Cs, whole genome shotgun sequence and contains these coding sequences:
- the LOC104706421 gene encoding uncharacterized protein LOC104706421 isoform X2, with protein sequence MLTKRTHPMIGKISELLVGVNRSAAAPFFDVLMTSPRSPLDFKILPQISQRNSSKRFYDDSLGGSVGLGIVAALENSNTRLITSVCRSEPNQSGRSDPVHFMNHGASTDDGEDEEMFIMDEEDYTLVTCHHGPSGSCSTRVYDKDGFECFSSKIKEDRRERIFLVDVGMESPENSPEFQGLGFLNSCYLCRKKLHGQDIFIYRGEKAFCSTECRSSHIANDERKERCRSNFSTSPYTAGQIFTTGVLVT